The bacterium region ATGTTCATCGGCAGCTGGACGCTGGCGCTGTCTATGGTGAACTCCCGTCCCAGAACCTCGGACAGGGTAACATCGGCCTTGATTTTAAGCTTATCCTTGAATGGCCGGCTGTTCAAATAAAGAGCTGTGCCAAAAAGGATCAGCAGGATCGCGGTGGCAGATGCAATAATGATTATTTTTCTGGTCTTATGCGGCATCAGAAGGCGTGCCCCAGGTTGATGTATATCAGTCCGCCGTTGACTTCCATCTTGCCCTCGGTCTTGACGGCATAGTCCAGCCGGACCGGGCCGATCGGGGTATAGAACCTGAAGCCCAGACCCGTGCCGCCGTGGTAGTGTTTCCATTTCACCGATTCAAAATCGGCCCAGACGTTTCCGGCGTCGACAAAAAGGCAGGCCCCGAGCATCTTATAGACCGGGATCCTCAGTTCCAGGTTGCCGTTGACCAGCATGTTGACTGTGCTGAAGGTATCGGCGGAGATTTCATCCTGGGAATAACCCCTCAGATTCATGGCCCCGCCCAATTTCAGCCTTTCCTGGATGGGCACCGGACCCACCCGGTTGAAGGTATAGATCCCAGAGGCCTTGGCGTGCCAGGCCAGGATGAAGCTGCGTCCCAGATGATGGAAAAAGGCAGCCTCTCCGGTGCTCTTGCGGTAATCGTTGGAGCCTCCCAGCACCGACCCGGCCTGGTCCAGCCTGGCGCTGAGGTTATAACCCCGGGTGGGGTTGAAGATGTCGTCACGTTTATCGGCCGTGGTGCTTACAAAAACATCGCTGGTGGTGTTGTTCGTCTCTTCCAAAAACTCATATTTATAGCCCAGATAGACCTGAATTAACCTGGTCAGGGATTTTCCCACCTTGGCTTCGCCGCCCAGCCTGCTTAAAGGGGACCAATAGGAGGCCTCATCCCTTTGTTTTTTATAATAGATGCTGCCGCTGGCCCTCAAAGGAAGCGACAAGAAATACGGTTCCAGATAATCCAAGAAATAGTTGTTGGTATAGGGATGCAGGCCGTCCTTATTTTGCAGACCGTACCCGATATCTGTCTTTAATGTGATCTTCTGCAGGTTGCCGAAAATATTATCGCTTCCCCATTCCAGCCCCAGCTGCAACCGGTCCGGCTGCTGGTAACCGAAGTTGAAACCGTACCAGTTGTTATTATCCTCTTTGACAAAGAGCAGCAGATTGACGGTATCTGATTTATCCGCCAGGCCTTCCATCTCGAACCGGACCTCGGTGAACAGCCCCAGGGCATATACCCTCTGCTGGTTGTGATAGACCCGGGAAGGCATCAGCAGGCTGCCTGAAGCAAGGTTCATTTCCCGTTTGATGACCTTTTGGGATACTCCTTTATTGCCGGATATCCGGATCAGCCCGATGTAGACCGGACTGCCCTCGTTTATACGGTAGACGATGTTGGATACGTGGGCATCCTCAGTTTTAATGATGGTGTCCTTGACCGAGGCGTAAAGGTACCCTTTTTCAGCGTAGAGGGCGACAATGCCAGAAGAGGTTTGTTTGACAGCCGCCAGATTCAGGGCATCTCCGCCCTTGACCTTTAACAGGGACAACAGCACGGAATCGGAGTACAGCTCATTTCCCTGAAACTGGATCTGGCCGATGGCCGAGAGCTGTCCCTCGTTTATGGCCAGGATGTAGTCCAGCTCCTGGGTCTCTTGGTTAACCTTCATGGTCGTGTTCTCGAACTTGGCCTCCAGATAGCCCTTCTTCTGGTACATGTAGATGATCTTGCGGCGGTCCTGTTGAAAGGTAAAATCGTCGAATCGCTGACCCCGCTGGCTGGTCATCTTGCCGGTCAGCTGGCCCTGGGAAAAAATGGTGTTGCCGGTAAAAGTGACCTGGCCCAGTTTAAGCCGGGGGCCGGTCTCTTCCACCGGTTCCTTAAGCCCGGTCTGCGCCTTTTTGGCGCAGCCAGACAGCGCTAAGCAGGCAGCCAGTATGATTATGTTAAATCTTATTATACGCACTTTTTAGATCAAAAGTTTTCCGTTTTTCATCAGTTGTTTCCCGTCCAGCCAGACATCGGGGCTTTTCACTATCCCATCCTGGTGGCTGGGAACCTTGACCCTGCCGCCGAACCCGGAGTTATCGCCAAAGGCGATGTGGATGGTGCCTAGGACCTTTTCATCCTCCAGCACGTTCCCGGTTATTCTGGCCCGGGGATTGATCCCGATACCGAACTCAGCCACGTTCAGGCCGTTCTGGCCGTGGGCCGATATGGTATTCCACAACTCTTCAGCCTGCCGGCCATTTTCCACCCCCGCCGCAAAACCATTGGCAACGGCTATCCTGATGGGTTTTTGAATGGGCCAGAGATCCGCTATGGAGCCGTCGATCACCAGCAGACCGTTGGCGCTGCCCTCCACCGGGGCCGTGTAGACCTCGCCGGCCGGCAGGTTGGTAAAACCGCCCTGGGAATGGATGATCCCGTGATCGGGGTGGGCCTGGCGGCCCTTGATGGAAAATATCAGATCGGTTCCTGCCTTGGTGGTGATCCGGACCTGGCTGGCCCGGCTGACGATCCGGGAGAGCTTTTCCCCGACCCTTTTAATGGCCTGATGATCGGCACATAGGGTCCTGACGATCATATCCCTGG contains the following coding sequences:
- a CDS encoding BamA/TamA family outer membrane protein; translation: MRIIRFNIIILAACLALSGCAKKAQTGLKEPVEETGPRLKLGQVTFTGNTIFSQGQLTGKMTSQRGQRFDDFTFQQDRRKIIYMYQKKGYLEAKFENTTMKVNQETQELDYILAINEGQLSAIGQIQFQGNELYSDSVLLSLLKVKGGDALNLAAVKQTSSGIVALYAEKGYLYASVKDTIIKTEDAHVSNIVYRINEGSPVYIGLIRISGNKGVSQKVIKREMNLASGSLLMPSRVYHNQQRVYALGLFTEVRFEMEGLADKSDTVNLLLFVKEDNNNWYGFNFGYQQPDRLQLGLEWGSDNIFGNLQKITLKTDIGYGLQNKDGLHPYTNNYFLDYLEPYFLSLPLRASGSIYYKKQRDEASYWSPLSRLGGEAKVGKSLTRLIQVYLGYKYEFLEETNNTTSDVFVSTTADKRDDIFNPTRGYNLSARLDQAGSVLGGSNDYRKSTGEAAFFHHLGRSFILAWHAKASGIYTFNRVGPVPIQERLKLGGAMNLRGYSQDEISADTFSTVNMLVNGNLELRIPVYKMLGACLFVDAGNVWADFESVKWKHYHGGTGLGFRFYTPIGPVRLDYAVKTEGKMEVNGGLIYINLGHAF
- a CDS encoding aminopeptidase, which gives rise to MKNLERSIKIALTDCLGVKPQETVLIVTDDQMIETAGLFYQQAQGYAREVALACMPPRQNNGQEPPKAIARMMQESDVIFMLTSKSLSHTQARRQASDKGARIASMPGATRDMIVRTLCADHQAIKRVGEKLSRIVSRASQVRITTKAGTDLIFSIKGRQAHPDHGIIHSQGGFTNLPAGEVYTAPVEGSANGLLVIDGSIADLWPIQKPIRIAVANGFAAGVENGRQAEELWNTISAHGQNGLNVAEFGIGINPRARITGNVLEDEKVLGTIHIAFGDNSGFGGRVKVPSHQDGIVKSPDVWLDGKQLMKNGKLLI